The Natrarchaeobius halalkaliphilus DNA segment TTCGGCGGAAAGTACTGGACTACCAGCAGAAGTTGACGACGTGGCTCGTCCGTGAGTACGATGGCGTATTCGTCGAGGACTTAGACGTGAAGCCACTGCTTGAGGACTCGCACACCGCTCGCAACAAGCAGGATGCCGCGTGGCGGCAGTTCATCACGTTGCTCGACTACAAGGCAGAGTTGTATGGTGTCCACGTCGTGCAAGTCGAGCCCCACGGGACGACGAAAGAATGCGCGTCGTGTGGGGCTGAAACTGAGAAGCCGATTTGGGTGCGGGAGCATTCGTGTCCATCGTGCGGGTTTGAGTGTGACCGTGACGCGAACGCAGCGTTGAATGTCTTGCACCGCGGTTTCGAAGAGCTAGGGCTGGGATGGCCCGAATCCACGCCTGTGGAGACTGCGCTCCCTACGGACACTGCAGTAGTGTCTGCAAAGCGCGTCGTTGAATCAGGAAGCCCCATCCTCACTGAAGCCGCTATCGCGGCTGAGTAGGGTGGGGTAGTTCACCGTTTGTTCTCGGCAATAGACGTTCTAACCAGTCGCTTCAGAAGTGCTAAATTCAGCTTATCTGTATCTTCTTGCTCGCACCACACTATAAGTATCGTCAACTTATGACGATAGGTGTTGATCGTTCAATCTGCTCGTTCGTTACGTCGGTCTTACAGGTATGTCGAAAGGGACGCTTATATATTCCCACAACCTCCCGACCGAACACTCGTCCTGAAAGGGAGATGCTACTCGGAGTTCCAGCGATACGATCCGCTCGGTCAGTGAGTCCGTACTCGATCTACCGTATTTCTGCTAAATACACCAGTAGTCACGAGTCGGCAGATTCGTGTCTGATTTTTGGCAATCCAATTCTGACGGTATTTCCCCTCGGCGTGTTCTCCTCAAAAGCCAGTTCGCCGCCGAGAGAATCGACGCACCACTTGATGACCCAGAGGCCAACGCCAGAACCGTGGTACGTACTATCAACGATCGACTCATCCCGGAGGACGTCGATTTCAACGTCCGGAATTGAAGGTCCGTTGTCGGCGATAGAAATGATACCCAGACCGTTCCTGGGGTCGGTCTCTGTCGTTATCTCCACCTTCGGTGGATCCCTGTCGTTGTGCTCGACTGCGTTTTCGATTGCGTTTTCGATCGCATGCTCGAGGCTTCGATCCGCGCTTACCCAGACTCCCGAGTTCAGGTTGACCGTTATATCAGCAGACGGGTACTCAGATTTGGCCTGTACGGCGTGCATCTGTGCGAGATTTCGAAGGTTAGTCGGCTCTCGATGAGTCGCATCCGGTTGGACGACGTTTTCGATCTGGTCGAGAGAATCGCTCAATGAGCCGACCTCTGTAGCGATATCCAGAATCGTATCGATCTCCTTTTCGACCTGTTCGTTTTCGATCGCTCCTTTAACCCGGTCAGCATATCCCAGAAGAACGTTCATATCGTTTCTGAGATTGTGGCGGATAACCCGATTCAACAGTCTGAGCAGATGTTCACGTGCCCTGTACTCGGTAACGTCGTTGATCTCAGCGAGGACGTATGGCACGTCTTCGATCTCCGTACGTGTCAGTTGAACGGTGACCCACCGATATTCTCCGTTTGCGCGTTCGATTTTCCAATCGAATGTCTGGGGCGAACCGTTTGCGGCTGCTCGAATCCGATGAACCGCCTTCTCCTGAGTGAACGTCGTGGATGGGGCCGTATAGTCTTCGACGGTCATTTCTCGAAGCTCGGCCGTGGAATATCCGTATAATTGTTCCAGCCGACTGTTCACGTTGAGAACGGCACCCGATTCCGGATCGTGTATCGTGATACCGGTGTCCAGTTCTTTCAAAACGGACGGTAGTTCTACACACTCCGTTTCTGTCATATACGGAAATTGTGATCAATCGGATATAGTATCCACTCCAAACATGTTTGGTACGCGAGTAATTGTTGGACGACGTATATTTTCAGAGGGCGAGGTGACGCGTGCTCCCGCCCAAACGGAGGCTGAAATCCAACAGATTGATACTGACCGACCAGTTAGTCAGCACGCCCGGAGCGATTCAAACGCCAATCCCAACCATCTACCCACCCACTCCGGGCTACCACTGGTAGACGACACGGGTCGTTCGACCCGTGGGCCCCTCTCAACCTCGAGAACCGTGCCGTTAGCATGTGAATTAGTAGCAATATTTATTATCGCGCGTGAGAATGTGCGAACTGCTCGGGGATTGGGGGTACACCACAGATCACGTCATCCGATCGTTGCCAATTCATCCGTTCGTGACCGAATTACCCCCCGAGCACCGTTCGAACGAACTACTATCAGTCAGTTTTGGTGTGACCGAACGGTCTGGCCTGTACCGGTGTGCGTTCCGGCAGTTCGAGGAAGACCAACCCTTGAGTGCGACCGACGGGTAGAAAAACACTTGAGGACGAGTCCCGACCGATATCCCGTGAGCGCTGACGTCTCGCGGCGCGTCGAAGTCTATCCCGGTCGAACGGTCACCGTCGAGTTCGACCCGACCCTCACGTTCGAGTGCGTCGACGACTGTACCTGGTGTTGTCACCACGGGGTCTTGCTCTACGATCGGGATCTGATCGGACTCGCACAGCGAGCCAATCTCGCGGAGACGACCACGGAGTTCCGCGGCGAGAAGTTCGTCACTCGCGAGAACAAAGACCGAGAGGATCACGTCTCCGGGGACGGCCGTGCCTGTGCCTTCCTTCGCGATGACGGCCTCTGTACGCTCCACCTCGAGGAGGACTGGAAACCAACCCGGTGTTCGGTCTTTCCCCTCGGGGTCTGGCTCGAGGACGACGGTCTTCACGTCGATATCCGGGAGTCCGCACACGACCACTGCGACGGGTTGAACGTCAGCCAGCGGCGCGTGATCGACAATCTCGAGGCGTTTTTGCCCGAGTTACTCTGGGAGCTCGACGACCCCGACTCGAACCGGGAACTCTAGTGGAGAACTACTCGCCAGACGATCTGTATCACGCGACGGCTACAACGCGGCCAGCACACCCGGATCGATAGCATACGTTAGAGAGGACGCTCGAGACCACGACAAACGCTACCGTTCCTCTCCGATGATTTAAACGTATGGTCTGCGTAGTGAGAGTGTGACAGAAGAATCCGGGCGGCGGAACCTCCGCATGCCCAACAGCGATGAAGTATTCGCCGTCGTAACCGAACACCTCGGTGGCAACCACGTCCGCCTCCGCTGTCAGGACGGCGAGGAGCGGCTCGGCCGAATCCCCGGCCGAATGAAATACCGAACCTGGATCGAGCAAGACGACATCGTCGTCGCTGAACCCTGGGATTGGCAGGACGAAAAGGCCACGATCGAGTGGCGCTACACCGGTCAGGACGCGGATCAGCTCCGACGCGAAGGCCACATCGACTGATACCCGAATTCTCTCGAACGCATCGCCCGTGAGCGGATGCACTCGGTTTTCCCGTAAAGGTGGTGTCGATCTACTGGTTAGCACTCCGGATAGCGGCGGGACTCGAGTCCGCTCGTCTCGCTCGGTTCCGGAAACATCGACTCGATCGACGGGTCAGGCACCGGTAGTCGGTTCGGACGGAGGCCACCGAGAGACGGACGACCGAACGAGGCAGGTGTTGTCGCCGCTCGATCACACCTCCTGCAGTGCGTTCCGAGGAACTAACCGAGACGCACCACCATCCACCCCGGCGTTTATGTCGACGGAGCCGAACGATATCCAGAGATGAACGACGATGATCTCCGTCGTGAAGTCGAGCGGCTTCGTCAGGAGGTCGACGCCCTCCACCGTCGACTCGAGGCGCTCGAAGACTCGAGCGCTGGCGATGAGCCAACGAGAGAAAGCGAGGCACTGAGACAGTCGGAGACGCGATCCGCGACACCCGCGGAAAAATCGGATTCGGTGGCCGAAACGCCGTCGGAGACGCCCGAGAGACCGACCGAATCCACCGAGCCATCGGACGACAGCGACTGGGAGTCGGCCGTCGGGATTCGATGGCTTGGGCTCGTGGGCGCGCTCGCGGTCGTCGTCGGCGTCGTGTTCTTCGTCCGGCTCGCGATCGAAATCGGACTGCTCGGACCCGGTGGACGAATCGCCGTCGGGACGCTCGCCGGGCTCTCGCTGTTCGGCGGGGGCCGGTACGCCGCCAGCCGGCGAGGGTACGTTCGCTGGGGACGCATCGCCGCCGGAACCGGGCTCGCAGTCGCCTACTTTAGCATCTACGCGGCGTACGGCTTCGAAGGGTATCGAGACGCCATCGGGACACCGCTGTGGGCCGTCCTCGTCGCACTGACGCTGCTCGTCGCCGTCACGGCTGCCCTCTCGATCCGGGACCGTACGCCGCTCGTCGCCGGCGAGGCGTTCCTCCTCGGCTATGTCACCGCCACGATAAGCATGGACGCCGCGACGGTCGTCGTGACCCCGATCTACGCCCTCGTGCTCGCTGCGGGTCTCGTCGCCATCGCGACGATCCGCCCGTGGAGCCGGCTGGTCGTCTCGAGCGCGTTCGCCTCCTACGGCGTCGTTTTGCTGTGGCTCGCCAACCTCGAGCCACCCGCCGCGGCGGTCGGTGCGGTCGGTGCCACCGCGTTCGTGCTCTACCAGATCGGCGGACTCGTCCTCCGATCGAGCGGTGGCGGGCCCACCGCTTCGGGGCACGACGACACCGCCGAAAGCGCCGAGCGGAGGGGGGCCGACGTCACGTTCGATCGAACGTATCGCGCCCGGCTAGTCGTTCTGACGGTCGCGAACGCGGCTTTCGCGGCGTTTCTGCTCGAGATCGCCGTTCGTGACGCCGTTCTCTCGTTCGCGGCCGATGGGACGGGGACGATCGCTGTCGCCGTAGCGCTCGCCGGAACGTACGCATTGACGAACCGAGGGGGGATTCCGGTCGACGCGGCGGCGGCCGCCGGTTCGGTGGTCTTTCTCGCAGCCGGACTCGGGCTCGCCGTCGGGACGTTCGCGACGACCGTCGGCGCGCTGGCGGTGATCGTCGCCGCGGTCGTCCTCTCGGAGGCCGTCGATACCCCGGCGTTTCGGATCGGTGGCCACGTCGTCGCCGGTGGGCTCCTCGTGAAACTGCTCGCCGTCGACGCGAGCGAGCTTGCGTCGTTCGACGCGTCCGAACCGCTGGCGACGCTGACCGGGCGTCCCGTCGCGTTCGCGCTCGCGGTCGGAACGTTCTACGCGCTCGCGTGGTGGTTCTCGAGAACGGACTCGCTGCTCGAGGCCGAGCGCGCCTCCGACGATCGGGCGGTGGTTCCCGCGGCTTACGCCGCCGTCGCGACCGGTCTTGGCGTCCTCGTTCTCGGACTCGAGCTCTCGGGAGTCGGCACCTCGATCGCCTGGGTGCTGTTCGGACTCGTCCTGCTGGGGATCGGGTTCGCCACGGACGGTCGGGGTATCCGGCTGCTCGGAATCTGCGTGTTCGGGCTCGCGACCGTCAAAGTGTTCCTGTTCGATACGCGCGGCCTCGACACCGTCGCCAGGACGCTGTCGTTTCTCGTTCTCGGAGCCGTCCTGCTCGCCACCTCTTATGCCTATGCGAGGTTTCAGAGCGATCTCGAGATCGATCTTCCGTCGTCCGAACGCGGCGACGAGTAGCGTCGTCATCGAGTGATCGGTCCGTGACGCGTTCACCCTGACTACCGAAATCGGGCTCCGGACGGGAACTTTTTCTCGCTGCGGTTTGATACGCCGGTCGAGAAGACATGGACCTCGAGTCGATCCCTGGCGTCGGAGAAAAGACCGCCCGGGCGCTGGCCGATCTCGACGAGCCCGAACGAGCGCTGCGGACGGGCGATGTGGCGGCAATCGCGAGCGCGCCGGGACTCAGCCAGGGGCGCGCTGCGCGAATCGCGCGCGGGGCGATCCGCCGCGAGCACGACGACCCCGGCGGCTTTCTCGCGACCGATCGCGCTCGAGAGGTCTATCGCACCGTCCTCTCGCTGCTCACCGACCGAACGGTCACCGACTACGCGGCCCAGCGACTCGAGACGATCTATCCGAGTCCGACGCGCTCTCGCATCGAGGAGGTCCGGGCGTTCACCGACGAGGCGATCGATCGCGAGCCCGATCCAGACGCTCTCGAGGCGCTCGAGGGGGTTTCTCCGCTCGAGGAACCGGGAGACGTTCGCGTCCGAGAGCGGTGTCTGGCGACGGCCGACGCCGAGCGGTACTCGGCCGCGCGCGAGGCGATCCCGGAGCTGTCGGTCGAAATCGTCGAGGACGCACAGGGGCTTGCAGAACTCGCTCGCGGCTATTCGACGGTGATCGCGCTCGACGAATCGTTCGCCGGCATCACTGTCGAGGGCGACGTACAGGTCAGACCCGATGCGCTCGAGGTATCCGCGGAGATCGTTCCCGAACGACCGCTTTCGTTTTTCGCCCGGAACAGAGACCGGATCAACGCGGCGATCGAAGTCCACCGAGTCGCAGCCATAGAGACCGACGACGACTGCGATCTCGACGCGCTCGAGGAGGGACTCAGCCGGCTCGAAGCCGACGGAACGGTCGCGGGTGACGACGAACTCGATCGCCTCGAGAGGGCGGTCGACAATCTCGATGCGGCGGTCGGAACGGCCGAGAGCGTCGCCAACGATCACCTCCGGGAGGCGATCCGAGAAGAGGACGTAACGATCGAGGGATCGGACCTGCTCTCGCTGGTCGAACGCGGTGCGGGTATCGATTCGCTCCTGTCGCGAGAGCTTTCCGACGAGTACGACGCGGCGATCGAAACGGCTCGCGAGCACCTGATCGATGCGTTGTCGCTCGATGCGGGCGAAGCCGACATCGCCCGCCGACTCTTCGTCGACGAACCGACGTTCCCGGTCGAACGCGACGAGAGCGCCCTGAGCCGGCTCCGCGAGGAACTAACCGCGGCGAAAGAGCGCCGCGCCGGCCGACTCAAACGCGAAGTAGCGGCTGATCTCGCTGATCGACGTGCGACCGCCCGGCGGCTCGTTCGTGACGCCCTGGAGCTCGACGTCGAACTCGCGATCGCCCGGTTTGCCGACGACTTCGCGTGTTCGATGCCCGAGTTCGTCTGGGGCGACGCCGACGAACCCGATAGCGAAGAAATCGCCGGAGTCGCTGGCGAATCGGTCGGCTTCGAGATCGACACCGGGCGCTCACCGCTTCTCGAGGAGCCGCTCGAGGCGATCGATCCGGTCGACTACGAAGTCCGTGGCGTCGCCCTGCTATCGGGCGTCAACAGCGGTGGAAAGACCTCGACGCTCGATCTGGTCGCGAGCGTGGTCGTACTCGCTCACATGGGGCTTCCGGTCCCCGCCGATCGGGTCCGGCTTCGCCGGTTCGACGACCTGCACTATCACGCAAAAACCCAGGGGACGCTCGACGCGGGTGCGTTCGAATCCACCGTCCGGGAGTTCGCCGCCCTCGCGGACGGTGGCGAAGGATCGCTCGTCCTCGTCGACGAACTCGAGAGCATCACCGAGCCCGGTGCGTCAGCCAAGATTATCGCGGGGATTCTCGAGGCGCTGTCGGAAAACGGCGCGACTGCGGTGTTCGTCTCGCACCTGGCAGACGAGATCCGCGAGATGGCCGACTACGACGTCACCGTCGACGGTATCGAGGCCGTCGGTCTGGTCGACGGGGAACTCGAGGTGAACCGTTCGCCGGTCAAAGACCACCTCGCGCGATCGACGCCGGAGCTCATCGTCGAGAAGCTGGCGACCGACGCCGTCGCGGCGAACGGCGGCGAGGCCCCCGGCGAGTCCGCACCGCAGTTTTACGACCGGTTGCTCGAGAAGTTCGAGTGAGGAGCGAACGAATCGGTTCGAACTCGAATGAACGAAACCCGTTCCATCCTGTACGAACGTCTATCTAGGTGCTCGAGAAGAAACGCAGTACGGCGAGTTCGACGGCGAACTCGAGGAGATGCATCGGCTCGGACAGCCCCGCGTCCGCGCGGTCATCGAGGAGGGATCACGCGGGTCGACCTCGAGTGCGAAACGGAGGGAATCGAACTCGCGAGACGGCGGGGGCGGCGAACAACTAAGTAGCTCCGAGAGCGTGGTGAAAGTGATGGGAGACGATCCCGACGGGGGGATGTTGTCGTGGGATGAGTCCGTGTTCCGGAACGAGCACGTTTTCGAAATCGACTACGTTCCCGAGACGTTCAAACATCGCGAGAGTCAGACGGAGAGTCTGACGTACGCCTTGCGTCCGGCCGTCCGCGGGTCGCGTCCGCTCAACGTGATGGTTCGCGGGCCGCCGGGAACCGGCAAGACCACGTCCATCCAAAAACTCTTCGACGAGGTCGGCACCCAGACCAGCGAGGTCCGGACGATCCGCGTCAACTGTCAGGTCAACGCGACCCGGTACTCGGTCTTCTCGCGATTGTTCGAGGGAACGTTCGACTACGAGCCGCCCTCGTCGGGAATCTCGTTCAAGAAGCTATTCGGCCAGATCGCAGAGAAACTCGTCGAAGATGACCGGGTGCTCGTCGTCGCTCTCGACGACGTCAACTACCTCTTCTACGAGAACGAGGCCTCCGATACGCTCTACTCGCTGTTGCGCGCTCACGAGGAACATCCCGGCGCGAAAATCGGTGTCATCGTCGTCTCCTCCGATCCCGCCCTCAACGTCATCGACGAACTCGATTCGCGGGTGCAGA contains these protein-coding regions:
- a CDS encoding ATP-binding protein, with amino-acid sequence MTETECVELPSVLKELDTGITIHDPESGAVLNVNSRLEQLYGYSTAELREMTVEDYTAPSTTFTQEKAVHRIRAAANGSPQTFDWKIERANGEYRWVTVQLTRTEIEDVPYVLAEINDVTEYRAREHLLRLLNRVIRHNLRNDMNVLLGYADRVKGAIENEQVEKEIDTILDIATEVGSLSDSLDQIENVVQPDATHREPTNLRNLAQMHAVQAKSEYPSADITVNLNSGVWVSADRSLEHAIENAIENAVEHNDRDPPKVEITTETDPRNGLGIISIADNGPSIPDVEIDVLRDESIVDSTYHGSGVGLWVIKWCVDSLGGELAFEENTPRGNTVRIGLPKIRHESADS
- a CDS encoding YkgJ family cysteine cluster protein — translated: MSADVSRRVEVYPGRTVTVEFDPTLTFECVDDCTWCCHHGVLLYDRDLIGLAQRANLAETTTEFRGEKFVTRENKDREDHVSGDGRACAFLRDDGLCTLHLEEDWKPTRCSVFPLGVWLEDDGLHVDIRESAHDHCDGLNVSQRRVIDNLEAFLPELLWELDDPDSNREL
- a CDS encoding translation initiation factor eIF-1A, whose protein sequence is MTEESGRRNLRMPNSDEVFAVVTEHLGGNHVRLRCQDGEERLGRIPGRMKYRTWIEQDDIVVAEPWDWQDEKATIEWRYTGQDADQLRREGHID
- a CDS encoding DUF2339 domain-containing protein is translated as MNDDDLRREVERLRQEVDALHRRLEALEDSSAGDEPTRESEALRQSETRSATPAEKSDSVAETPSETPERPTESTEPSDDSDWESAVGIRWLGLVGALAVVVGVVFFVRLAIEIGLLGPGGRIAVGTLAGLSLFGGGRYAASRRGYVRWGRIAAGTGLAVAYFSIYAAYGFEGYRDAIGTPLWAVLVALTLLVAVTAALSIRDRTPLVAGEAFLLGYVTATISMDAATVVVTPIYALVLAAGLVAIATIRPWSRLVVSSAFASYGVVLLWLANLEPPAAAVGAVGATAFVLYQIGGLVLRSSGGGPTASGHDDTAESAERRGADVTFDRTYRARLVVLTVANAAFAAFLLEIAVRDAVLSFAADGTGTIAVAVALAGTYALTNRGGIPVDAAAAAGSVVFLAAGLGLAVGTFATTVGALAVIVAAVVLSEAVDTPAFRIGGHVVAGGLLVKLLAVDASELASFDASEPLATLTGRPVAFALAVGTFYALAWWFSRTDSLLEAERASDDRAVVPAAYAAVATGLGVLVLGLELSGVGTSIAWVLFGLVLLGIGFATDGRGIRLLGICVFGLATVKVFLFDTRGLDTVARTLSFLVLGAVLLATSYAYARFQSDLEIDLPSSERGDE
- a CDS encoding MutS-related protein gives rise to the protein MDLESIPGVGEKTARALADLDEPERALRTGDVAAIASAPGLSQGRAARIARGAIRREHDDPGGFLATDRAREVYRTVLSLLTDRTVTDYAAQRLETIYPSPTRSRIEEVRAFTDEAIDREPDPDALEALEGVSPLEEPGDVRVRERCLATADAERYSAAREAIPELSVEIVEDAQGLAELARGYSTVIALDESFAGITVEGDVQVRPDALEVSAEIVPERPLSFFARNRDRINAAIEVHRVAAIETDDDCDLDALEEGLSRLEADGTVAGDDELDRLERAVDNLDAAVGTAESVANDHLREAIREEDVTIEGSDLLSLVERGAGIDSLLSRELSDEYDAAIETAREHLIDALSLDAGEADIARRLFVDEPTFPVERDESALSRLREELTAAKERRAGRLKREVAADLADRRATARRLVRDALELDVELAIARFADDFACSMPEFVWGDADEPDSEEIAGVAGESVGFEIDTGRSPLLEEPLEAIDPVDYEVRGVALLSGVNSGGKTSTLDLVASVVVLAHMGLPVPADRVRLRRFDDLHYHAKTQGTLDAGAFESTVREFAALADGGEGSLVLVDELESITEPGASAKIIAGILEALSENGATAVFVSHLADEIREMADYDVTVDGIEAVGLVDGELEVNRSPVKDHLARSTPELIVEKLATDAVAANGGEAPGESAPQFYDRLLEKFE
- a CDS encoding ORC1-type DNA replication protein; translated protein: MGDDPDGGMLSWDESVFRNEHVFEIDYVPETFKHRESQTESLTYALRPAVRGSRPLNVMVRGPPGTGKTTSIQKLFDEVGTQTSEVRTIRVNCQVNATRYSVFSRLFEGTFDYEPPSSGISFKKLFGQIAEKLVEDDRVLVVALDDVNYLFYENEASDTLYSLLRAHEEHPGAKIGVIVVSSDPALNVIDELDSRVQSVFRPEDVYFPVYDQPEIVDILDERVRRGFHDGVISRATLEYVAELTAESGDLRVGIDLLRRAGLNAEMRASRTVEREDVEGAYEKSKYLSLSRSLSGLADTERALLEVIAHHDGDQAGDVYEAFRDRTDLGYTRYSEIVNKLDQLGLIDAEYADVDGRGRSRSLSLSYDRDAILDRLE